Proteins co-encoded in one Kutzneria chonburiensis genomic window:
- a CDS encoding UBP-type zinc finger domain-containing protein: MTAIVDPHLMWVRNVLPRTPQGCEECLAGGTSWLHLRLCLTCGHVGCCDSSPMRHASRHAHTVGHPIVESFEPGENWRWCYVDQAFV; encoded by the coding sequence ATGACCGCGATCGTGGATCCGCATCTGATGTGGGTGCGGAACGTGCTGCCCCGCACCCCGCAGGGCTGCGAGGAGTGCCTGGCCGGCGGCACTTCGTGGCTGCATCTGCGCCTGTGCCTGACCTGCGGGCACGTCGGCTGCTGCGACTCGTCGCCGATGCGGCACGCCAGCCGGCACGCGCACACGGTCGGCCATCCGATCGTCGAGTCGTTCGAACCGGGCGAGAACTGGCGATGGTGCTACGTCGACCAGGCCTTCGTGTGA
- the trxA gene encoding thioredoxin, translating to MTTVVCAHCGHRNRLPSAAAGRPRCGNCHEPLPWIVDAGDDDFAEVAERATLPVLVDLWATWCGPCRMVSPALVQLATEKAGELKLVKVDVDRAPMLSERFTVRAVPTLLVLREGQVVARQAGAAPVPELRSWVDRALADRSEEART from the coding sequence ATGACCACGGTGGTGTGTGCCCACTGTGGACACCGAAACCGGCTGCCGTCGGCGGCCGCCGGTCGGCCGAGGTGCGGCAACTGCCACGAGCCGCTGCCGTGGATCGTGGACGCCGGCGACGACGACTTCGCGGAGGTCGCCGAGCGAGCGACGCTTCCCGTGCTCGTCGATCTGTGGGCGACGTGGTGCGGGCCGTGCCGCATGGTCAGCCCCGCCCTGGTGCAGCTGGCGACGGAGAAGGCCGGCGAGCTGAAACTCGTCAAGGTCGACGTCGACCGGGCGCCGATGCTGTCCGAGCGGTTCACTGTGCGCGCCGTGCCGACCCTCCTGGTGCTCAGGGAAGGTCAGGTCGTCGCACGGCAGGCCGGCGCCGCGCCCGTGCCGGAGCTGCGGTCCTGGGTGGACCGCGCGCTCGCGGACCGCAGCGAGGAGGCCAGGACATGA